The proteins below come from a single Dermacentor albipictus isolate Rhodes 1998 colony chromosome 7, USDA_Dalb.pri_finalv2, whole genome shotgun sequence genomic window:
- the LOC139047362 gene encoding serine/threonine-protein phosphatase 2A activator-like has translation MSDSDEEPEYVEPKRQVLSPADMKRWTESEAYGEYVGFVLALNERVKGKKLTDAFHVSEVTSALLSVLDTLDRWVRETPPVSQPQRFGNTAFRTWLGKVNDESRRLLGDALPARCRPALVELVPYFDDSFGNSTRIDYGTGHEMSFAMFLCCLFKIGAWVEEDSDAVVLAVFQRYLELVRHLQLEYRMEPAGSHGAWSLDDYQFLPFIWGSAQLVGQHAIQPKSFPTPGFAQSCSRDYMFMGCIEFICKMKSGPFHEHSNQLWNISAIPSWAKINAGLIKMYKAEVLGKFPVVQHAVFGRLLPFCPHRKLDPTK, from the exons ATGTCAGACAGCGACGAGGAGCCGGAGTACGTGGAGCCCAAGCGGCAAGTCCTGTCGCCCGCCGACATGAAGCGCTGGACCGAGAGCGAAGCGTACGGCGAGTACGTCGGCTTCGTTCTCGCCCTCAACGAGCGCGTCAAGGGCAAGAAGCTCACCGACGCCTTCCACGTCTCCGAGGTCACCTCGGCCCTGCTGTCCGTGCTGGACACGCTGGACCGCTGGGTGCGGGAGACGCCGCCCGTCAGCCAGCCGCAGCGGTTCGGCAACACGGCCTTCCGGACGTGGCTGGGCAAGGTGAACGACGAGAGTCGACGGCTGCTGGGCGACGCGCTGCCGGCCAGGTGCCGGCCGGCCCTGGTGGAGCTCGTGCCTTACTTCGACGACAGCTTCGGCAACTCGACGCGCATCGACTACGGGACGGGCCACGAGATGAGCTTCGCCATGTTCCTGTGCTGCCTGTTCAAGATCGGGGCCTGGGTGGAAGAGGATTCTGACGCCGTGGTCCTGGCCGTATTCCAAAG GTACCTGGAGCTGGTGCGTCACCTCCAGCTGGAGTACCGCATGGAGCCCGCCGGTAGCCACGGCGCCTGGAGCCTCGACGACTACCAGTTCCTGCCGTTCATCTGGGGCAGCGCTCAGCTGGTCGGCCAGCACGCGATACAGCCCAAGTCCTTCCCGAccccagggttcgcgcagagctGCTCGCGCGACTACATGTTCATGGGCTGCATCGAGTTCATCTGCAAGATGAAGAGCGGCCCCTTCCACGAGCACTCCAACCAGCTGTGGAACATCAGCGCCATCCCCAGCTGGGCCAAGATCAACGCGGGCCTGATCAAGATGTACAAGGCCGAGGTCCTGGGCAAGTTTCCGGTGGTCCAGCACGCGGTGTTCGGAAGACTGCTTCCGTTCTGCCCCCACCGGAAACTGGACCCGACGAAATAA